Proteins from a genomic interval of Diaphorobacter sp. HDW4A:
- a CDS encoding glucose 1-dehydrogenase yields MKDVFRQFALDGQVAVVTGAGKGIGRACALMLAEAGADVALFARTEADLAEVKAQIEAMGRRAIAVPGDVNKDADLDQLIARTVAELGKLTILINNVGGGGPNDPRKVPGKNLGDMLAFNVVPAYSLIQKAAPFMAEAGGGAVVNISSVAAKYAQKYFSAYGAAKAALNQLTRNLAQDFGPTVRINAIEPGTIMTEALAPFLTPERKDRMVKSTPMARMGQPEDIAAAALFLASPAASWITGKILSVDGGVEAPNF; encoded by the coding sequence ATGAAGGACGTATTCCGCCAATTTGCGCTCGATGGACAGGTCGCCGTGGTCACCGGCGCAGGCAAGGGCATTGGTCGTGCCTGCGCGCTGATGCTTGCCGAGGCCGGGGCCGATGTGGCGCTGTTCGCGCGCACTGAGGCCGATCTGGCCGAGGTGAAGGCCCAGATCGAAGCCATGGGCCGCCGCGCAATCGCCGTGCCCGGTGATGTGAACAAGGATGCGGATCTCGACCAGTTGATCGCGCGTACCGTCGCCGAGCTCGGCAAGCTCACCATCCTCATCAACAACGTCGGCGGCGGTGGCCCGAACGATCCACGCAAGGTGCCGGGCAAGAACCTGGGTGACATGCTCGCGTTCAACGTGGTGCCCGCCTACAGCCTGATCCAGAAGGCTGCGCCGTTCATGGCGGAAGCTGGCGGCGGCGCGGTGGTCAACATCTCCTCGGTCGCGGCGAAGTACGCGCAGAAATACTTCAGCGCCTACGGTGCCGCCAAGGCGGCACTCAACCAGCTCACCCGCAACCTCGCGCAGGACTTTGGCCCAACGGTGCGCATCAATGCCATCGAGCCCGGCACCATCATGACCGAGGCCCTCGCGCCATTCCTCACGCCCGAGCGCAAGGACCGCATGGTCAAGAGCACACCGATGGCGCGCATGGGCCAACCTGAGGACATAGCGGCGGCCGCGCTGTTTCTTGCGTCACCGGCGGCGAGCTGGATCACCGGGAAGATCCTGTCGGTGGATGGCGGGGTGGAAGCGCCGAATTTCTGA
- a CDS encoding MFS transporter, whose protein sequence is MPTPQHPPAVTWRTHLSLALLATVYIFSYIDRQVVSILIEPIKAEFNATDTQIGMLTGLAFGLLYAALGIPVGRMADKHNRRTIVAICCGIWSLATIGCGMATHYWQLFIARMSVAVGEAGGMAPSISMIADMYPPKRRSLAISFFMMGPNLGVLLGLSIGGLIAQAYGWRAAFLAFGIPGILLSLIVYLFVKEPVRGAFETAAAQPGAASSAPQESLLRQSQRLLTMKPLRNVAIACGIAAITGYGYGVWAPAFFMRVHGMSIAHAGLAFGLASGVGAVVGAVFCGWLSDRLCQRDSRWQLGLPALGALISLPAGIAVFQWPTNAFWTLGSMQIPHAMLFVLIFAFFASWWPTLSYSAVSQMVSPSERGVGAALLNLFVTLLGVGLGPMVTGALSDYFAGTHGADGLRWALTSVVSLMVFTVLFFILALGPYRRRLGEMKLAAA, encoded by the coding sequence ATGCCTACACCCCAACATCCCCCCGCCGTCACTTGGCGCACCCACCTCAGCCTCGCGCTGCTGGCTACGGTTTATATCTTTTCCTACATCGACCGGCAGGTAGTATCGATCCTGATTGAACCGATCAAGGCCGAATTCAACGCCACCGACACGCAGATCGGCATGCTCACCGGCCTCGCGTTCGGCCTGCTCTACGCGGCGCTCGGCATTCCCGTAGGCCGCATGGCCGACAAGCACAACCGCCGCACCATCGTCGCGATCTGCTGCGGCATCTGGAGCCTGGCCACTATAGGCTGCGGCATGGCGACGCATTACTGGCAACTGTTCATCGCCCGCATGAGCGTGGCGGTGGGCGAGGCTGGCGGCATGGCACCGTCGATCTCGATGATCGCCGACATGTACCCGCCCAAGCGCCGCTCGCTCGCGATCAGCTTCTTCATGATGGGCCCGAATCTCGGCGTGCTGCTGGGCCTGTCTATCGGCGGCCTCATCGCCCAGGCCTACGGCTGGCGCGCAGCGTTTCTCGCGTTCGGCATTCCGGGCATACTGCTGAGCCTGATCGTCTATCTGTTCGTGAAGGAGCCGGTGCGCGGCGCATTCGAGACGGCGGCGGCCCAACCGGGCGCAGCGAGCAGTGCTCCGCAAGAATCGCTGCTGCGCCAGTCACAGCGCCTGTTGACCATGAAGCCGCTGCGCAACGTGGCCATCGCCTGCGGCATTGCGGCGATCACGGGCTACGGCTATGGCGTCTGGGCACCGGCCTTCTTCATGCGCGTGCACGGCATGAGCATCGCACACGCCGGTCTGGCGTTCGGCCTCGCGAGCGGCGTAGGCGCGGTCGTGGGCGCGGTGTTTTGCGGCTGGCTGAGCGACCGCCTTTGCCAGCGCGACTCCCGCTGGCAGCTGGGACTGCCCGCGCTCGGAGCACTCATCTCTCTGCCCGCCGGCATCGCCGTGTTCCAGTGGCCGACCAACGCGTTCTGGACGCTCGGCAGCATGCAGATTCCGCACGCCATGCTGTTCGTGCTGATCTTCGCCTTCTTCGCAAGCTGGTGGCCCACGCTCTCCTACAGCGCGGTCAGCCAGATGGTGAGCCCGAGCGAACGCGGCGTGGGCGCAGCGCTGCTGAACCTGTTCGTCACTTTGCTCGGCGTGGGCTTGGGTCCGATGGTGACCGGCGCGCTCAGCGACTATTTCGCAGGCACCCATGGTGCCGATGGCCTGCGCTGGGCGCTGACCTCGGTGGTCTCGCTGATGGTCTTCACCGTGCTGTTCTTCATCCTGGCGCTCGGGCCGTATCGCCGCCGCCTCGGCGAAATGAAGCTCGCAGCAGCCTGA
- a CDS encoding Rieske 2Fe-2S domain-containing protein — MANTKDYRLGEYTYPRGWFMISDAESLNTHKPVAVRFFGQDFALYRGRESGKVILLDAYCPHMKTHLAARNTTSYVVLDGGGSNVEGDGIRCPYHGWRFGADGKCDDIPYHDGPIPAAAAVKTWKVEERYGAIWVWFDPEGGEPDYPLPHFAAWDDENFVNGKWDYLGELNQHPQEVVDNIADYGHLSPIHGSTVERFENEFKGTNAIQRQCGGHRTLVGEGGASDLLHTDTWYHGPAILVSSVTGMFNSFMMIMHTPIEDGKIKVWHNLLVRTAHGGKPGPADVVAARQFQEASLLAFAQDFEVWNQKAPCLNPLFIPSDGPFLKARIWYKQFYNPRAKAQEYLEQCEGKYIPKGMVAYTQEPEATPA; from the coding sequence ATGGCAAACACCAAAGACTACCGCCTCGGTGAATACACCTATCCACGCGGCTGGTTCATGATTTCCGACGCTGAATCGCTCAACACCCACAAGCCCGTGGCCGTGCGCTTTTTCGGTCAGGACTTCGCGTTGTACCGCGGCCGCGAATCCGGCAAGGTCATCCTGCTGGACGCTTACTGCCCGCACATGAAGACCCACTTGGCCGCGCGCAACACCACCAGCTATGTGGTGCTCGACGGCGGCGGCAGCAACGTGGAAGGCGACGGCATCCGTTGCCCATATCACGGCTGGCGCTTCGGCGCGGACGGCAAGTGCGACGACATCCCATATCACGACGGCCCGATTCCTGCAGCTGCGGCCGTGAAGACCTGGAAGGTCGAAGAGCGCTACGGCGCGATCTGGGTATGGTTCGACCCCGAAGGCGGCGAACCCGACTATCCCCTGCCCCACTTCGCGGCCTGGGATGACGAAAACTTCGTCAACGGCAAGTGGGACTATCTGGGCGAGCTGAACCAGCACCCGCAGGAAGTGGTGGACAACATAGCCGACTACGGCCACCTGAGCCCCATCCACGGCTCCACCGTCGAGCGCTTCGAAAACGAATTCAAGGGCACCAACGCCATCCAACGCCAGTGCGGCGGCCACCGCACGCTGGTGGGCGAAGGCGGTGCCAGCGACCTGCTGCACACCGACACCTGGTACCACGGCCCCGCCATCCTGGTCTCGAGCGTGACCGGTATGTTCAATTCGTTCATGATGATCATGCACACACCCATCGAGGACGGCAAGATCAAGGTCTGGCACAACCTGCTCGTGCGCACCGCCCACGGCGGCAAGCCTGGCCCGGCAGATGTGGTCGCTGCACGCCAGTTCCAGGAAGCCAGCCTGCTCGCGTTTGCACAGGACTTCGAAGTGTGGAACCAGAAGGCGCCTTGCCTGAATCCGCTGTTCATTCCGAGCGACGGCCCATTCCTCAAGGCGCGCATCTGGTACAAGCAGTTCTACAATCCGCGTGCCAAGGCGCAGGAGTATCTGGAACAATGCGAAGGCAAGTACATCCCCAAGGGAATGGTCGCCTACACCCAAGAACCCGAAGCCACTCCCGCTTAA
- a CDS encoding FecR family protein: MNPGEFQEPTARRRLEHALLLLARQHGGSGDAAAYAENAFAQWRGKHPLNESAALAALQGWRATEACELRTDLPLPPAQQQRTQRMRRRVLSVLGLAGVAAATACVTRWHWQQPLQTIALKTGLGEVVSHNLPDGTHIDLLPRTRAEVVMYRDRREVRLEQGAMRFDVSRDETRPFIVNSSWGRVRVLGTVFTIDVREERMKVAVAHGSVGVWAGGGEGRRYAGAPDVLLRGGQGVRVSADGLSRTREVDVGSVGAWRDGWLVFDRTPLKEVVLRWNDFLVKPLRLEGGEQLLLTGSFRLRDPNTFIEALPRSLPVKVLRSAQGEVTIVQR, from the coding sequence ATGAATCCCGGCGAGTTTCAGGAGCCGACGGCGCGCAGGCGGCTCGAGCACGCCTTGCTCCTGCTGGCCCGTCAGCATGGCGGCAGCGGCGATGCGGCGGCGTATGCCGAGAACGCCTTTGCGCAGTGGCGCGGCAAGCATCCCTTGAATGAATCCGCAGCGCTTGCCGCGCTGCAAGGCTGGCGAGCGACCGAGGCCTGCGAGTTGCGCACGGACTTGCCTCTGCCGCCCGCGCAGCAGCAGCGCACCCAACGCATGCGCAGGCGTGTGCTGTCGGTGCTGGGTCTGGCGGGCGTGGCTGCAGCAACGGCCTGCGTGACACGCTGGCACTGGCAGCAGCCGCTGCAGACCATCGCGCTGAAAACGGGACTTGGCGAGGTGGTGTCGCACAACCTGCCCGACGGCACGCACATCGACCTCTTGCCGCGTACCCGTGCCGAGGTGGTGATGTACCGCGACCGCCGCGAGGTGCGTCTGGAGCAGGGGGCCATGCGTTTCGATGTGTCGCGTGACGAGACGCGGCCATTCATCGTGAACTCCTCCTGGGGCAGGGTGCGGGTGCTGGGCACCGTCTTCACCATCGATGTGCGCGAGGAGCGCATGAAGGTGGCGGTGGCGCATGGCTCGGTCGGCGTCTGGGCGGGTGGCGGAGAAGGGCGTCGCTATGCCGGTGCGCCCGATGTGCTGCTGCGCGGCGGGCAAGGTGTGCGCGTGAGCGCGGACGGCCTCAGTCGCACACGTGAGGTCGACGTGGGCAGTGTCGGTGCGTGGCGCGATGGCTGGCTGGTGTTTGACCGCACGCCGCTCAAGGAAGTAGTACTGCGCTGGAACGACTTTCTGGTGAAGCCCTTGCGGCTTGAAGGCGGAGAGCAGTTGCTGCTCACCGGCAGCTTTCGGTTGCGCGACCCAAATACTTTCATCGAGGCATTGCCGCGATCACTTCCCGTCAAGGTGCTGCGCTCGGCACAGGGTGAGGTGACCATCGTACAACGATGA
- a CDS encoding aldehyde dehydrogenase family protein, with product MTQSPSFDTIAQLQQAQKKAFIAQGAVSADLRQQRLQQVIDLLVECQDELCAAMGEDFGGRPVEFSLANDVLGSLASLKHARDHFREWIGDSPRESVKPFDMFGATAWVKYQPKGVIGVIGTWNAPVFTLLSPLACIFAAGNSAVLKPSEIAPRTAAVLAAAIAKRFDPAVLTVVQGDAAVSAAFAEQAWDHLVFTGSIPVGKSIMAAAAKNLVPVTLELGGKSPVLIGESADIANAAERIAVGKALNSGQLCVAPDTIWVHALQLEALIAKIGEVYAGMYPSVTGNRDMTPIVNERHHARVSGYVADAKARGARVVEVGGVGEASGNADRRMPFALVVNPSLDAEISRQEIFGPAVVLRTFESIQDAVAQINAGDRPLALYYFGTDVAERDWVLDHTLSGGVSINDVVMHPALHEAPFGGVGASGMGHYHGREGFLQFSHARSVYSAGGHDPRREWGMLPPYGDHFLPMLKGSVTA from the coding sequence GTGACCCAATCCCCATCGTTTGACACCATCGCCCAGCTGCAGCAGGCGCAGAAAAAGGCCTTCATTGCGCAGGGTGCCGTCAGCGCCGACCTGCGCCAGCAGCGCCTGCAGCAGGTGATCGACCTGCTCGTGGAATGCCAGGACGAGCTCTGCGCCGCCATGGGCGAGGACTTTGGCGGCCGTCCGGTGGAATTCTCACTGGCCAACGATGTGCTGGGTTCGCTCGCCTCGCTCAAACATGCGCGCGACCATTTCCGCGAGTGGATCGGCGACTCGCCGCGCGAGAGCGTCAAGCCGTTCGATATGTTCGGCGCAACGGCTTGGGTGAAGTACCAGCCCAAAGGCGTGATCGGCGTGATCGGCACCTGGAATGCGCCGGTCTTCACGCTGCTGTCGCCGCTGGCCTGTATTTTTGCAGCCGGCAACAGCGCCGTGCTCAAGCCGTCCGAAATCGCCCCCCGCACCGCTGCCGTGCTGGCAGCAGCCATCGCCAAGCGCTTTGATCCCGCCGTGCTCACCGTGGTGCAGGGCGATGCCGCAGTCTCGGCCGCGTTCGCCGAACAGGCGTGGGACCACCTCGTGTTCACCGGCTCGATTCCGGTGGGCAAGTCCATTATGGCGGCCGCAGCAAAGAACCTCGTGCCGGTCACGCTGGAGCTGGGCGGCAAGTCGCCGGTGCTCATTGGCGAATCGGCCGACATCGCCAACGCCGCCGAGCGCATCGCCGTGGGCAAGGCGCTCAATTCCGGCCAGCTCTGCGTGGCGCCCGATACCATCTGGGTGCATGCGTTGCAGCTCGAGGCGCTGATCGCCAAGATCGGCGAGGTCTACGCGGGCATGTACCCGAGCGTCACCGGCAACCGCGACATGACGCCCATCGTCAACGAACGCCACCATGCGCGCGTGAGCGGCTATGTGGCCGACGCCAAGGCGCGTGGCGCACGGGTGGTCGAAGTGGGTGGTGTGGGCGAGGCGTCTGGAAATGCCGACCGCCGCATGCCGTTCGCGCTGGTGGTGAATCCATCGCTTGATGCCGAAATTTCGCGTCAGGAAATCTTCGGCCCGGCTGTCGTGCTACGCACCTTCGAGTCCATCCAGGACGCCGTTGCGCAGATCAACGCGGGCGACCGTCCTCTGGCGCTGTACTACTTCGGCACCGATGTGGCCGAGCGCGACTGGGTGCTGGACCACACGCTGTCGGGTGGCGTGTCGATCAACGACGTGGTCATGCATCCCGCCCTGCACGAGGCACCGTTTGGCGGCGTGGGCGCGTCCGGCATGGGCCACTACCATGGTCGTGAAGGCTTTCTGCAGTTCAGTCATGCGCGTTCGGTCTACAGCGCGGGCGGCCACGATCCGCGCCGCGAATGGGGTATGTTGCCGCCGTATGGCGACCACTTCTTGCCGATGCTGAAAGGCTCCGTCACAGCCTGA
- a CDS encoding RNA polymerase sigma factor: MQVHFYAELVNFFARSLNDRDAARDVVQESYARVLRLQARSAVVNDLRALLFRTGKNIVIDDARRRKAETAVLETLSLVQLDDVPSAQQEVEARQQLDRLLARLNVMPRKRREVFVLVRVYGFSHAETAEHMEISETAVEKHVVRAVCDCMGLQAV, from the coding sequence GTGCAGGTGCATTTCTATGCTGAACTCGTCAACTTCTTCGCGCGCTCGCTCAATGACCGGGATGCCGCGCGGGACGTGGTACAGGAGAGTTATGCGCGGGTTTTGAGGCTGCAGGCGCGCTCGGCGGTGGTCAACGACCTGCGGGCGTTGTTGTTTCGCACCGGCAAGAACATCGTGATCGACGACGCGCGCAGACGCAAGGCGGAAACCGCCGTGCTGGAAACGCTTTCGCTTGTGCAATTGGATGATGTACCTTCGGCGCAGCAGGAGGTGGAGGCGCGACAGCAGCTCGACCGGTTGCTCGCGCGGCTCAACGTCATGCCGCGCAAGCGCCGAGAGGTCTTCGTGTTGGTGCGGGTCTACGGCTTCAGCCATGCCGAAACCGCCGAGCACATGGAGATTTCCGAAACCGCCGTCGAAAAGCATGTGGTGCGCGCGGTATGTGACTGCATGGGATTGCAGGCGGTATGA
- a CDS encoding SDR family NAD(P)-dependent oxidoreductase — translation MTAPVLFITGASRGIGAATAIYFARQGWRVAITARTLTEGTQLAHQLRNPDGSLLPGSLESTAAQIREAGGDVFAHAMDLMDGASLDRATDAVLAHYGRVDLLINNAVYQDREVNALLPDLSLDALARTIQGNVYAPFQLAQRLLPGMLAQGAGRIINVCSAAGQFNPPVPADQGGWGFAYGASKAAIARLAGCINTEYKKRGICAFSVNPGVVSTEAVKATLGDDGLLAQRYGASTPEQIAAALFWLATSADAPPLAKSPAMIDLQPLHKERLEAPVNAGA, via the coding sequence ATGACCGCTCCCGTCCTTTTCATTACCGGCGCCAGCCGGGGCATCGGGGCCGCCACGGCCATTTATTTCGCGCGTCAGGGCTGGCGCGTGGCGATCACCGCGCGCACACTGACCGAAGGCACGCAGCTCGCGCACCAGTTGCGCAACCCCGACGGCTCGCTGCTGCCGGGCAGCCTGGAATCCACCGCCGCGCAGATCCGCGAGGCTGGTGGCGACGTATTCGCCCACGCGATGGATCTGATGGACGGCGCGTCGCTCGACCGCGCGACGGACGCCGTGCTCGCGCACTACGGCCGGGTCGATCTGCTGATCAACAACGCTGTATACCAGGACCGCGAAGTCAACGCACTGCTGCCCGATCTCAGCCTCGACGCCCTCGCTCGCACCATACAAGGCAATGTCTACGCACCCTTTCAGCTCGCCCAGCGGCTCCTGCCGGGCATGCTGGCCCAAGGGGCTGGCCGCATCATCAATGTGTGTTCGGCTGCAGGGCAGTTCAACCCGCCCGTGCCCGCCGATCAGGGCGGCTGGGGGTTTGCGTATGGCGCATCGAAGGCGGCGATTGCGCGCCTTGCGGGCTGCATCAACACCGAATACAAGAAGCGCGGCATCTGCGCGTTCAGCGTGAACCCCGGCGTGGTCTCGACCGAGGCAGTGAAGGCCACGCTCGGCGACGACGGCCTGCTCGCACAGCGCTACGGCGCGTCTACGCCCGAGCAGATCGCCGCCGCGCTGTTCTGGCTGGCAACCTCCGCCGACGCCCCACCGCTCGCCAAATCGCCCGCCATGATCGACCTACAACCGCTCCACAAGGAACGCTTGGAAGCGCCCGTAAACGCAGGCGCATAA